In a genomic window of Sardina pilchardus chromosome 20, fSarPil1.1, whole genome shotgun sequence:
- the gdf7 gene encoding growth/differentiation factor 6-A, giving the protein MNPTKAAALSLCVAFLFANGLYAAVLGSLKYPFAADDHGLVSHLDVQNRGQSSAIPRSETPRNGTAVHIPSYMISLYRTLSQLERRGNNNVSRSTRHANTVTSFMDIGKDSPPSETRLRQRYVFDVSSLSGGDELVEAELRVLRRPAPERDVVRALTRGGSLYRVLLFSCSGSGPDEAQRRPIAALTVDILDSGTGTQWDVLDVTSSLKTRRKSRWSGAGVGGGGVGAVSSLCFDVVVVSDATDEVTAPWALGYGRHGREPQERALLVAFTRTRRRENLFREIRQKMRVLTAAPAASLLTELPFDPGMEGRRPRRRRRRRTVLTSRGGGGGGGGGGGGSGGGGRRRTRCSRKPLHVNFKQLGWDDWIIAPLDYEAYHCEGVCDFPLRSHLEPTNHAIIQTLMNSMDPDTTPPSCCVPSKLSPISILYIDAGNNVVYKQYEDMVVESCGCR; this is encoded by the exons ATGAATCCTACGAAGGCTGctgctctgtctctttgtgttgCCTTCCTCTTTGCGAATGGTCTTTACGCAGCGGTCCTTGGGTCACTGAAGTACCCTTTCGCCGCGGATGACCACGGGCTTGTCTCGCATCTGGATGTGCAGAATCGAGGACAATCGAGTGCTATCCCCAGGAGTGAGACTCCGCGGAATGGTACTGCAGTTCACATACCGTCGTATATGATATCACTGTACAGGACTCTGTCtcagctggagaggagaggtaatAACAACGTCTCCCGTTCAACGAGGCACGCTAACACGGTCACCAGCTTTATGGACATTGGAAAAG ACTCCCCCCCGAGTGAGACGAGGCTGAGGCAGCGCTACGTGTTCGACGTGTCCAGTCTGTCCGGCGGTGACGAGCTGGTGGAGGCGGAGCTTCGTGTGTTGCGGAGGCCGGCGCCCGAGAGGGACGTCGTGCGCGCGCTGACCAGGGGAGGGAGCCTCTACCGCGTCCTGCTCTTCTCCTGCTCCGGCTCCGGCCCGGACGAGGCCCAGCGCCGCCCCATCGCCGCGCTCACCGTCGACATCCTGGACTCCGGCACGGGCACGCAGTGGGATGTGCTGGACGTGACGTCCAGCCTGAAGACGCGGCGCAAGTCTCGCTGGAGCGGCGCGGGCGTCGGTGGGGGGGGAGTCGGAGCGGTCAGCTCGCTGTGCTTTGACGTGGTAGTGGTGTCGGACGCCACGGACGAGGTCACGGCGCCCTGGGCGCTGGGCTACGGGCGGCACGGGCGCGAGCCGCAGGAGCGGGCGCTCTTAGTGGCCTTCACGCGCACGCGGCGCCGGGAGAACCTGTTCCGCGAGATCCGCCAGAAGATGAGGGTCCTGACCGCGGCGCCGGCCGCCAGCCTGCTGACCGAGCTGCCCTTTGACCCCGGCATGGAGGGCCGGCGGCCccgcagacgcagacgccgCAGGACTGTGCTGACCAGTC gaggaggaggaggaggaggaggaggaggaggagggggcagcggtggtggtggtcgtCGGCGTACTCGCTGCAGCCGTAAGCCGCTGCACGTGAACTTCAAGCAGCTGGGCTGGGACGACTGGATCATCGCGCCGCTGGACTATGAGGCCTACCACTGCGAGGGCGTGTGTGACTTCCCGCTGCGCTCGCACCTGGAGCCCACCAACCACGCCATCATCCAGACGCTGATGAACTCCATGGACCCCGACACCACCCCCCCCAGCTGCTGTGTGCCCTCCAAGCTCAGCCCCATCTCCATCCTCTACATCGACGCCGGCAACAACGTGGTCTACAAGCAGTACGAGGACATGGTGGTGGAGAGCTGCGGCTGCAGGTAG
- the LOC134067237 gene encoding G-protein coupled receptor family C group 6 member A-like has product MGLFWFAVCLWSCCGVSVSQDFGRVVSHPGDVMIGGLFPIHKNVSKETHGLITNCSDIDVTMLIRAQAMIYAIEKINHSDLLPNVSIGYKMYDTCGDVSMATRGTLKLLEQSHGNMCPLLEEIPGTGAEGVKVVIGERDSETSTAVARLLALPKVAQISYASTSELLSSKTKFPSFLRTVPSDEHQTNAMALFVKDQKWDIVGVIGSDDEYGRYGSETLISLFNRNGVCIAFKEILPAEFVQNETITRTELKKIFMKIETNPTEAIVIFTKTKNVKVILQEAINRRVHRTWLASDSWSTSTEICGLNNIAQIGRVIGFISKRNQIPDFKKYVRQLVSPERNSGGDRSFLLNYLSRYPLCSHGQGDSSSSCVASQSGQKCLQLRCLEDFIDHDDSYSVYLAVNVIAHALNSLLQCHTGCKGSTSFPARELLEEIKRVNITVDRNTHIWFDENGDPSTGQEILQWRWNMEPSTVHISSIGEYDTSGTIKLNTNLTVDKFFKETNCSKSCEPGYELKRLKNSCCKTCHQCRNKSFSKGDGEECQPCSSSLQYASPDGARCLNKTVSFLKWWSGWSVALLLCDGLGALLTLLVALLFFLQRSTPIVKAAGGYLCFLALLSLLVCFASVAVGLSEPTDLTCKVEMPLFLLAFTLCVACILANLLQVCVGFSFSVTMTGALKRLNRPALVTFVCFGGQAVLCSLWVIFWPPNRITKDDLETRIIVACCKGSMLLCVAVFMYVCLLAVVCFAFAYNGRQLPDLYKNARYVAVSMLVYLVVCLLFLPFYLSYVTRYGQGIKACALLLITYSVLICHFAPKCYIMLFRKELNDESALAEYIRNHFNQKSIRVLSS; this is encoded by the exons ATGGGTCTATTCTGgtttgctgtgtgtctgtggagctgCTGTGGCGTGTCTGTGTCCCAAGACTTTGGAAGAGTAGTGTCTCACCCAGGAGATGTCATGATCGGCGGGCTTTTCCCTATTCACAAAAATGTTTCAAAGGAGACACATGGCCTTATTACAAATTGTTCTGA cATTGACGTGACCATGTTAATCCGTGCCCAAGCCATGATATACGCCATCGAAAAGATCAACCACTCAGATCTGTTGCCAAATGTGTCCATCGGCTATAAAATGTATGACACTTGTGGGGATGTATCTATGGCAACAAGAGGAACGTTAAAACTCCTTGAGCAGTCCCATGGGAATATGTGTCCTCTCTTGGAAGAGATCCCCGGCACAGGTGCGGAGGGGGTCAAGGTGGTGatcggagagagagactctgagaCCTCGACTGCTGTGGCCCGCTTGCTAGCGCTCCCCAAAGTAGCACAG ATTAGCTACGCCTCGACGAGTGAGCTACTGAGCAGTAAAACTAAGTTCCCCTCCTTTCTCCGCACCGTCCCAAGTGACGAACATCAGACCAACGCCATGGCTCTGTTTGTGAAAGACCAAAAGTGGGACATAGTAGGTGTCATTGGAAGTGATGATGAATACGGCAGATATGGCTCTGAGACCCTCATCAGTCTCTTCAATCGAAATGGAGTCTGCATCGCATTCAAGGAGATTTTACCAGCCGAGTTCGTTCAAAACGAGACAATCACTAGGACGGAACTGAAAAAGATCTTCATGAAGATAGAAACAAATCCAACTGAAGCTATTGTGATTTTCACCAAAACGAAAAATGTGAAGGTCATCTTACAGGAGGCCATCAACCGTAGGGTGCACAGGACCTGGTTGGCCAGTGATTCCTGGTCCACCTCCACAGAGATATGTGGACTGAATAACATCGCACAGATTGGCAGAGTCATTGGTTTCATAAGCAAAAGAAATCAAATCCCAGATTTTAAGAAGTATGTCCGTCAGTTGGTATCCCCAGAGAGAAACAGCGGCGGAGACAGGAGCTTTCTCTTGAACTACCTGTCCAGGTATCCCTTGTGCTCTCATGGCCAAGGAGATAGTTCTTCATCGTGCGTAGCCAGCCAATCTGGGCAGAAGTGTCTGCAGTTGCGCTGCTTAGAAGATTTTATTGACCATGATGACTCTTATAGTGTTTATCTAGCTGTGAATGTAATAGCCCATGCCTTGAACAGTCTTCTGCAGTGCCACACTGGATGCAAAGGAAGCACATCCTTTCCTGCCAGGGAG CTGTTGGAAGAGATCAAGAGAGTCAACATTACAGTGGACAGAAACACTCACATATGGTTTGATGAGAATGGAGACCCCAGTACTGGGCAAGAGATTCTTCAATGGAGGTGGAACATGGAACCTTCAACGGTTCACATCAGCTCCATTGGAGAGTATGACACTTCAGGAACCATAAAGCTAAACACTAATCTCACCGTGGACAAATTCTTCAAA GAAACAAACTGCTCAAAATCCTGTGAGCCAGGCTACGAGCTTAAACGGTTAAAGAACTCCTGCTGCAAAACGTGTCATCAGTGCAGAAACAAGTCTTTCTCTAAAGGGGATG GAGAGGAGTGCCAGCCCTGCTCCAGCAGTCTGCAGTATGCATCTCCAGACGGGGCCCGCTGCCTGAACAAGACCGTGTCCTTCCTCAAGTGGTGGAGCGGCTGGTCCGTAGCCCTGCTGCTGTGCGACGGCCTGGGCGCCCTGCTCACGCTCCTGGTGGCGCTGCTGTTCTTCCTGCAGAGGAGCACGCCCATCGTGAAGGCGGCCGGCGGCTACCTGTGCTTCCTGGCCCTGCTGTCCCTGCTGGTCTGCTTCGCCAGCGTGGCTGTGGGCCTCAGCGAGCCCACCGACCTCACCTGCAAGGTGGAGATGCCGCTCTTCCTCCTGGCGTTCACCCTCTGCGTGGCCTGCATCCTGGCCAACCTGCTGCAGGTGTGCGTGGGCTTCAGCTTCAGCGTGACCATGACCGGCGCGCTCAAGAGACTCAACAGGCCGGCGCTGGTCACTTTCGTCTGCTTCGGGGGTCAGGCGGTGCTGTGTTCACTGTGGGTCATCTTTTGGCCCCCAAACAGAATCACAAAGGATGACCTTGAAACCCGGATCATAGTTGCATGCTGTAAAGGCTCCATGTTGCTGTGCGTGGCTGTGTTTATGTACGTCTGCCTGCTTGCTGTGGTATGCTTCGCATTTGCCTACAATGGAAGGCAACTCCCAGACCTGTATAAGAATGCTCGATACGTTGCCGTGAGCATGCTGGTCTATCTGGTGGTGTGCCTGCTCTTTCTGCCGTTCTACCTCAGCTATGTTACCAGGTACGGCCAAGGCATTAAGGCTTGTGCACTCCTGCTGATTACGTACAGTGTCCTGATCTGCCACTTTGCTCCTAAATGCTACATCATGTTGTTTAGGAAGGAGCTGAACGACGAGAGTGCCCTAGCAGAGTACATACGAAACCATTTCAACCAAAAGAGCATAAGGGTCTTGAGCTCCTAA